The Prevotella sp. oral taxon 299 str. F0039 genome has a segment encoding these proteins:
- the nagB gene encoding glucosamine-6-phosphate deaminase: MRLIIEKDYDALSKWAAEYVIKRINEFNPTPEHRFVLGLPTGSSPIGMYKELVKACKEGRVSFKNVVTFNMDEYCGLPESHPESYHSFMANNLFNHIDCPKENIHILNGNAENLDEECARYEEMIRQAGGVDLFLGGIGPDGHIAFNEPCSSLSSRTRIKTLTSDTIIANSRFFDNDVNKVPKNALTVGVGTVLDAREVLILVNGHNKARALQAAVEGPVTQMWTISALQLHQHGIIVCDEAATDELKVGTYKYFKDIERK, from the coding sequence ATGAGATTAATTATAGAAAAAGACTATGATGCGCTCTCGAAATGGGCAGCAGAGTATGTAATCAAAAGAATTAACGAATTTAATCCAACACCAGAACACCGCTTTGTATTGGGATTACCCACAGGTTCTTCTCCAATAGGAATGTACAAAGAACTTGTAAAAGCGTGCAAAGAAGGACGTGTTTCTTTCAAAAATGTAGTGACATTCAATATGGATGAGTACTGTGGATTACCAGAATCACATCCCGAAAGCTATCATTCTTTTATGGCAAACAATCTCTTTAATCACATAGATTGCCCCAAAGAGAATATCCATATCTTAAATGGTAACGCAGAAAACCTAGATGAAGAATGTGCAAGATACGAAGAAATGATTCGTCAAGCAGGTGGAGTTGATTTGTTCTTAGGTGGTATTGGTCCTGATGGACATATCGCATTTAACGAGCCTTGCTCTTCTCTTTCATCAAGAACACGTATTAAAACACTTACAAGTGACACGATAATAGCTAACTCTCGCTTCTTTGATAACGATGTAAACAAGGTTCCTAAGAATGCTTTAACAGTGGGTGTGGGAACTGTTCTTGATGCTCGTGAAGTGTTGATCCTAGTAAATGGTCACAATAAAGCACGTGCTTTGCAAGCTGCAGTTGAAGGTCCTGTAACTCAAATGTGGACTATCAGCGCACTACAACTACATCAACATGGTATTATAGTATGTGATGAAGCTGCAACAGACGAATTAAAAGTGGGAACTTACAAATACTTTAAAGATATAGAAAGGAAATAA
- a CDS encoding glucosamine-6-phosphate deaminase: MRLDLCSQIALNSVPEEFYNPKTAVERSEITRLEKLSTDIYTSPERGAQAIVDVIEQEIKQKYQEGRHCVLGLGTGVSLTPVFNELIRRHKEEGLSFKNVIVFNAYEYFPLNKDSQNSTLNQLRKRLLDHIDIEEKNIFAPDGTISQDEVQQYCRLYEQNIQKQGGIDIMLLGIGRNGNIATNEPGSALTSPTRLILVGATSRSEMSMSFGNNEQVPPCSITMGIETILSSRRIFITAWGEEKAEIIQKTVEGKIIDSVPASFLQSHNATKVVVDLAAAGQLTRIVHPWLVSSCEWTDKLVRSALVWLCLKINKPLLKLTNKDYNENGLSELLALYGSAYNANIKVFNDLQHTITGWPGGKPNADDTNRPERANPFPKKVIVFSPHPDDDVISMGGTLRRLVQQGHDVHVVFETSGNIAVGDEEVTRFMHFINGFNQLFADSKDEVINNKYQEIKKFLANKKEGDLDTRDVLTIKGLIRRGEARTASTFNDIPLDHVHFLDLPFYESGKIEKLEMGEQDVRIVQALLQEVQPHQIYVAGDLADPHGTHRKCTNAVFAAVDEEKKANASWLNDCRIWMYRGAWAEWEIENIEMCVPMSPEELRAKRNAILKHASQMESAPFLGNDERLFWQRSEARNRATAELYDKLGLACYEAMEAFVEYKPL; encoded by the coding sequence ATGAGATTAGATTTATGTTCTCAGATCGCATTAAACAGCGTTCCTGAAGAATTCTACAATCCAAAAACTGCCGTAGAACGCTCTGAAATAACCCGTTTAGAGAAACTCTCAACAGATATCTACACTTCTCCTGAACGTGGAGCACAAGCAATTGTAGACGTAATAGAGCAAGAAATAAAACAAAAATACCAAGAAGGACGTCACTGTGTGCTAGGTCTTGGCACTGGAGTATCACTCACTCCAGTATTCAATGAGCTCATTCGTCGTCACAAAGAAGAAGGACTAAGCTTTAAAAATGTTATTGTTTTCAATGCTTATGAATACTTCCCATTGAATAAAGACTCACAAAATAGCACTCTAAATCAATTAAGAAAAAGATTGTTAGATCACATCGACATTGAAGAAAAGAATATCTTTGCACCCGATGGAACAATCTCTCAAGATGAAGTTCAGCAGTATTGCCGTCTTTATGAGCAAAATATTCAGAAGCAAGGTGGTATTGATATTATGCTACTTGGAATTGGTAGAAATGGTAATATCGCAACAAACGAACCAGGAAGTGCATTAACTTCGCCTACACGTTTAATCCTTGTAGGTGCAACTTCACGCTCAGAAATGTCGATGAGCTTTGGAAATAACGAGCAAGTTCCACCTTGTTCTATTACAATGGGTATCGAAACCATTCTTTCTTCACGTCGTATTTTCATCACAGCGTGGGGAGAAGAGAAGGCAGAAATAATTCAAAAGACTGTAGAAGGAAAGATAATAGACAGCGTTCCCGCTTCTTTCTTACAATCACACAATGCAACTAAGGTTGTAGTTGATTTGGCTGCGGCAGGTCAACTCACACGAATTGTGCATCCATGGCTAGTTTCTTCATGCGAATGGACCGACAAATTGGTTCGTTCTGCATTGGTTTGGCTTTGCTTAAAGATAAATAAACCATTGTTGAAATTAACTAATAAGGATTATAATGAGAATGGTTTAAGTGAATTATTGGCACTTTATGGATCTGCATACAATGCTAATATAAAGGTATTCAATGACCTTCAACATACAATTACAGGCTGGCCAGGTGGTAAACCCAATGCAGATGATACCAATAGACCTGAAAGAGCCAATCCATTCCCAAAGAAAGTGATTGTATTCTCACCACACCCTGACGACGATGTAATATCAATGGGTGGTACATTAAGACGCTTAGTTCAACAAGGACACGATGTTCATGTAGTGTTTGAAACAAGTGGAAACATTGCAGTTGGTGATGAAGAAGTGACACGTTTCATGCATTTTATTAATGGATTCAATCAACTTTTTGCTGATAGTAAAGACGAAGTCATCAATAATAAGTATCAAGAAATCAAAAAGTTCCTAGCTAATAAGAAAGAAGGCGACCTCGATACACGTGATGTTCTCACCATAAAAGGTCTTATTAGACGTGGAGAAGCAAGAACAGCATCAACATTTAACGACATTCCACTTGATCATGTACACTTCTTAGACTTACCTTTCTATGAATCAGGAAAGATTGAAAAGCTTGAAATGGGAGAGCAAGACGTGCGCATTGTACAAGCTTTATTACAAGAAGTACAACCACATCAGATTTATGTTGCAGGCGACTTGGCAGACCCACACGGCACACATAGAAAGTGTACTAATGCTGTTTTCGCTGCAGTTGATGAGGAAAAGAAAGCAAATGCATCATGGCTTAATGACTGTAGAATATGGATGTATCGTGGAGCATGGGCTGAATGGGAAATCGAAAACATTGAGATGTGTGTGCCAATGAGCCCTGAAGAGCTTAGAGCAAAGCGCAATGCGATCCTTAAACACGCATCTCAGATGGAGAGTGCACCATTCCTTGGCAACGATGAAAGATTGTTCTGGCAACGTTCTGAGGCTCGAAACAGAGCAACAGCAGAGCTTTATGATAAGCTAGGTTTGGCTTGTTACGAAGCGATGGAAGCATTTGTTGAATACAAACCACTATAA
- a CDS encoding 3'-5' exonuclease, which produces MNTSFIPDSDQQRVIDIEEGDALVFAPPGCGKTQILTLRLQKALLHGVRPQDMLCLTFTNRAARGMLERIQSNIDLPQALEVFVGNVHRYCSKFLFEENIIPAGSSIIDDDDAISILSGYLEQEEQGVSSNPTLRRSYFSCVQLAAFIFQLKSNHPKELRLHPDCITAEDVTALRYLCQQLRINFSASTMIDIFDHSKRYADALENPLFDYGMAKLLKSFFKRIDIANYYASYKNENQLYDFEDLLMLTYNAYTSPSANEYRHYSWVQIDEVQDLNALQLAIIDAITTKEQRSVVYLGDEQQAIFSFMGAKLSTLSVLKERCKGHIYHLHTNHRAPSYLVKVLNTFAQHQLHIAPELLPSTLKETQQIGDELKIITSGTLEEELRDTALLAQKLLNDHPNETTSIIVSSNADADKISEELKTQHIPHFKVSGQDLFSTPLVKLLIAHLGVIANEHNFIAWSRILKGLKIFSTNAASQRFVRLLNERAISVSDLLNDAPSTYVERFVRHYEQDTLVVFDTETTGLNVLEDDIVQIAAVKIAKGKVLENERFEIFIDTKRPIPAMLGDIENPLIEEIKKHTLHTPAEALARFMEYIDGAMLVGHNATYDYQILYNNLLRYLPQYTFLQKHSSYIDTLKLTRLLQPSLKNYKLKNLLQEFQLEGQNTHLADADVHATVGLVHFCYQQSVEKLKGQSEFLAHPKVDAKVQKLKRLYGDIYRQAQQELWKKQDTTQSSALISQLVWFYNQVVEAEIMKPLSATEYVFNYIENEMVDKHAENCLAQQLFLHVNEIATLKEADLCGSSIIHEKIFISTIHKAKGLEFDNVIVYDVAEGRYPNYFIKDNPELVLEDARKFYVALSRARKRLWMIYASTKIGYYNNPTPRYLTRFMNSIASLFGS; this is translated from the coding sequence ATGAATACTTCTTTCATACCAGATAGCGACCAACAGCGTGTTATCGACATCGAAGAAGGCGACGCTTTGGTGTTTGCTCCGCCTGGATGTGGAAAGACACAGATACTTACTTTGCGTCTACAAAAAGCACTTTTACATGGTGTTCGTCCGCAAGATATGCTCTGTTTAACATTCACAAACCGAGCAGCACGAGGCATGTTAGAACGTATTCAGAGCAATATCGACTTGCCACAAGCCCTCGAAGTGTTTGTAGGAAACGTGCATCGTTATTGTTCAAAGTTTCTTTTCGAAGAGAATATCATCCCTGCTGGCTCCTCAATTATCGACGACGATGATGCAATCTCCATTCTTTCTGGTTATTTAGAACAGGAAGAACAGGGCGTAAGTAGCAATCCAACGCTCCGCCGTTCCTATTTCTCTTGCGTTCAACTGGCCGCTTTCATCTTCCAATTAAAGAGCAATCACCCCAAAGAATTGCGCCTTCACCCCGATTGTATCACTGCCGAAGACGTCACAGCATTGCGCTATTTGTGCCAACAATTGCGCATAAACTTCTCCGCTTCGACCATGATTGACATCTTCGATCATAGTAAAAGATATGCCGATGCACTCGAAAATCCGCTGTTCGACTATGGTATGGCAAAGCTGTTAAAGTCGTTTTTCAAGCGAATAGACATTGCCAACTATTATGCAAGTTATAAAAATGAGAATCAGTTATACGATTTCGAAGACTTGTTGATGCTCACTTATAATGCTTACACCTCGCCTTCTGCCAACGAATATCGTCATTATTCGTGGGTACAAATCGACGAAGTGCAAGACTTAAACGCTTTGCAATTGGCCATTATTGATGCCATCACCACCAAAGAGCAACGTTCTGTGGTGTATTTAGGCGACGAACAGCAAGCCATCTTTTCGTTTATGGGAGCCAAATTAAGTACTCTTTCAGTACTAAAAGAGCGTTGCAAAGGGCACATTTACCATTTACACACCAACCACCGAGCACCCTCTTATTTGGTAAAAGTGCTCAACACCTTCGCCCAACATCAGCTACATATCGCCCCAGAGTTACTTCCTTCTACCCTAAAAGAAACCCAACAAATAGGCGATGAACTAAAGATTATCACCTCAGGAACGTTAGAAGAGGAGCTAAGAGACACCGCCTTGTTGGCTCAAAAACTACTCAACGATCACCCAAACGAAACCACTTCGATTATAGTTAGCTCGAATGCCGATGCCGATAAGATAAGCGAAGAGTTGAAAACTCAACATATTCCGCATTTTAAAGTGTCGGGACAAGATTTGTTTTCCACTCCACTTGTCAAGTTGTTAATAGCTCATTTAGGCGTAATTGCTAATGAACACAATTTCATTGCGTGGTCGAGAATATTGAAAGGACTCAAAATTTTCAGTACCAATGCAGCCTCTCAGCGTTTCGTTCGCTTGTTAAATGAACGGGCAATAAGCGTTTCCGACCTACTAAACGATGCGCCTTCAACCTACGTTGAACGCTTTGTTCGCCACTATGAACAAGACACTTTGGTGGTGTTCGACACCGAAACAACGGGCTTAAACGTGTTAGAAGACGACATTGTGCAGATTGCAGCCGTGAAAATAGCAAAGGGAAAGGTACTCGAAAACGAGCGTTTCGAAATTTTTATCGACACCAAACGACCCATTCCTGCAATGCTTGGCGACATCGAAAATCCACTTATCGAAGAAATCAAAAAGCACACTTTGCACACACCAGCAGAGGCTTTGGCTCGCTTTATGGAGTATATTGATGGCGCAATGCTCGTTGGTCACAACGCAACATACGATTATCAAATTCTTTATAACAATCTTTTAAGATATCTACCTCAATACACTTTCTTGCAAAAGCATTCTTCTTACATCGATACATTAAAGCTTACACGCCTTCTTCAGCCCTCTTTGAAGAACTATAAGCTCAAGAATTTGTTGCAAGAGTTTCAACTTGAGGGGCAAAACACGCACCTTGCCGATGCCGATGTGCATGCCACTGTTGGATTGGTGCATTTTTGTTATCAACAGAGCGTAGAGAAGTTAAAAGGGCAAAGTGAGTTCCTTGCCCACCCAAAGGTCGATGCAAAGGTTCAAAAGTTAAAGAGATTGTATGGCGATATTTATCGTCAGGCACAGCAAGAGCTATGGAAAAAGCAAGACACAACGCAATCTTCTGCCCTCATTTCGCAACTTGTTTGGTTCTATAATCAAGTGGTTGAGGCAGAAATAATGAAGCCTTTGAGTGCAACCGAATACGTATTTAATTATATTGAGAATGAGATGGTAGACAAACACGCAGAGAATTGTTTAGCGCAACAGTTGTTTTTGCATGTAAATGAAATTGCAACTCTGAAAGAAGCCGACCTTTGTGGTAGTTCAATTATTCATGAAAAGATTTTTATCAGCACCATTCATAAGGCAAAAGGACTCGAGTTTGACAATGTAATTGTGTATGATGTAGCCGAAGGACGCTATCCCAATTACTTCATAAAGGATAACCCAGAGCTGGTATTAGAAGACGCACGCAAGTTCTATGTCGCTCTTTCTCGAGCACGAAAACGACTTTGGATGATTTATGCCTCAACCAAAATAGGCTATTATAACAATCCCACTCCACGCTATCTCACACGTTTCATGAATTCAATAGCATCGCTATTCGGATCTTAA
- a CDS encoding carbohydrate-binding family 9-like protein, with the protein MKKLAIKKLDLSNVNAKDIPALFDQNEIPFENIDCVNWKAEFPYAPNVQFRMAYTSNSILLHYVVEEEHIRAVAEEDNGKVWEDACCEFFCSPVADSTYYNIECNCAGTVLVGFGSGRENRTLAPVGVMKGIKRWSSLGDQSFDTKPATGQWQLALVIPFTTFFKHDVPSLDAQTIRANFYKCGDKLPKPHFLSWNSIELPNPDFHCPAFFGEVICK; encoded by the coding sequence ATGAAGAAATTAGCAATTAAGAAACTAGACCTCAGCAATGTCAATGCAAAAGACATTCCAGCATTGTTTGATCAGAATGAAATTCCATTCGAAAACATCGATTGTGTCAATTGGAAAGCAGAGTTTCCCTATGCTCCAAACGTACAATTTAGAATGGCTTATACTAGCAATAGCATTCTTCTTCACTATGTTGTTGAAGAAGAACACATACGAGCTGTAGCCGAAGAAGACAATGGCAAGGTGTGGGAAGATGCTTGTTGCGAGTTCTTCTGTTCCCCTGTTGCCGACAGTACCTATTATAATATAGAGTGTAACTGTGCGGGAACAGTGTTGGTTGGCTTTGGAAGTGGACGTGAAAATCGCACACTTGCGCCTGTTGGAGTGATGAAAGGAATTAAGCGTTGGTCATCATTAGGCGACCAATCATTCGACACTAAGCCTGCAACAGGTCAGTGGCAACTTGCTTTGGTTATTCCTTTCACAACCTTCTTTAAGCACGATGTACCCTCGTTAGATGCGCAAACCATTCGTGCTAACTTCTATAAATGTGGCGACAAACTACCCAAACCGCATTTTCTTTCATGGAATTCAATCGAACTTCCCAATCCAGATTTCCACTGTCCAGCATTCTTTGGCGAGGTAATCTGTAAGTAA
- a CDS encoding site-specific integrase: MKTEKMKVLLYLKKSGLDKSGKAPIMGRITIGRSIAQFSCKLSCNPDLWNSRESRMDGKSREAVEINGRLENLLLSIQSAYQSLIAKGQPFDATDVKELFQGSVQARCMLIERLDMLIKEKESHIGIDIKEGSMYAYHSTRKRLQEFIQRRYHVSDLAFSQLTESFIYELQAFCLGDLGHQQSTFFRVAADLKTVCRLAYREGLADTLLFDKVHIERGDKKAPKTLDQEALDKLKALRFDELEEEMETARDVFLFACYTGAAYCDLIELSKKHLIRDDEDCLWLKFNRQKTGVLCRIKLLPEAVQLIQKMHSDERETLIPYFKYSTYQSCLKALRLRSDISFPFTTHTARHTFATLITLEQGVPIETVSKMLGHTNVSMTERYAKVIPQKLFEEFNRFLSFTEDLRLTI, encoded by the coding sequence ATGAAAACAGAGAAAATGAAGGTGTTGCTCTACCTTAAAAAGAGCGGGCTTGACAAATCGGGGAAAGCTCCGATTATGGGACGTATTACCATTGGGCGTTCCATTGCCCAGTTCAGTTGTAAACTCTCCTGCAATCCTGACTTATGGAATTCACGTGAGAGCAGAATGGATGGCAAGAGCCGTGAGGCGGTAGAAATTAATGGGAGATTGGAGAATCTGTTGCTTTCCATTCAATCTGCCTATCAGTCGCTAATTGCCAAAGGACAGCCATTTGATGCAACTGATGTAAAGGAACTGTTTCAAGGCAGTGTACAGGCAAGATGTATGCTTATCGAGAGGCTGGATATGCTCATCAAGGAGAAGGAAAGCCATATCGGTATAGACATCAAGGAAGGGTCTATGTACGCCTATCATTCCACTCGGAAACGATTACAGGAGTTCATTCAGAGGAGGTATCATGTTTCGGATTTGGCTTTCTCGCAGCTTACAGAAAGCTTTATCTATGAGTTGCAGGCGTTCTGTCTCGGTGATCTCGGTCATCAGCAAAGCACATTTTTCAGAGTTGCAGCAGATTTGAAGACCGTCTGCAGGCTAGCTTATCGTGAGGGGTTGGCTGATACGCTTCTGTTTGACAAAGTCCATATAGAACGGGGAGACAAGAAAGCGCCCAAGACTCTCGACCAAGAAGCATTGGACAAGTTGAAGGCACTCCGTTTTGATGAATTGGAAGAAGAAATGGAAACCGCTCGTGATGTGTTTCTCTTCGCCTGTTATACCGGTGCAGCCTATTGTGATTTGATAGAACTAAGCAAGAAGCATCTTATCCGTGACGATGAGGATTGTCTTTGGTTAAAGTTCAACCGACAGAAGACAGGTGTGCTTTGTCGTATCAAGCTATTGCCCGAAGCAGTTCAATTAATACAGAAAATGCACAGCGATGAAAGGGAAACACTGATCCCTTACTTCAAATATTCCACTTATCAGTCCTGTCTCAAAGCCTTGCGATTACGGTCAGACATTTCTTTTCCCTTTACTACGCACACTGCAAGGCATACCTTTGCCACACTTATCACATTGGAGCAGGGCGTACCTATTGAAACGGTGAGCAAGATGCTCGGACATACGAACGTAAGTATGACCGAACGTTATGCAAAAGTAATACCGCAGAAACTCTTTGAGGAGTTTAACCGTTTCCTTTCTTTCACCGAAGATTTGCGTTTAACCATTTAA
- a CDS encoding beta-N-acetylhexosaminidase: MTFKKLFTPFCLLAMIPCHSLAQILVANYNVVPQPQEIKQVKSKPFMLTASTTIVSLNDSEEMRRNAQFLKEYIADACKLNLAVDSKKSTSSIILAIDSKIKNSEGYSIVVNSKGIVIKGATAQGVFYGVQTLRKSLTITTVASSIELSPVVIDDAPRFGYRGMMLDCARHFFPLEFVKRYIDLLAMHNMNVFHWHLTEDQGWRLEIKKYPELTQKGSIRQGTQVGRNDRVFDGVPYGGYYTQEQAREIVEYARQRYITVIPEFDIPGHTKAALACYPELGCTGGPYQVARSWGVFQDVLCLGKEKTFTFVQDVLDEIMDIFPSKVIHIGGDESPTVAWEQCPLCQKKMKEEGVDAKHFQGYFTNRIEKYLNSKGHSIMGWDEILEGKISTTATIMSWRGAEPGIQAALKGHDVVMTPNTHNYFDYYQADDKEEKKLGLIGGLSTVENVYNYNPTPSVLPDSVRKHILGVQANLWTEYIAGKDIAEYQILPRMAALAEVQWTTQPKNFEGFKERLTRFVSFYDLYNYVYATHLWKDKKAKPEWSLTK, from the coding sequence ATGACTTTTAAGAAGCTATTTACACCCTTTTGTCTATTGGCGATGATTCCTTGTCACTCGCTCGCACAAATATTGGTTGCCAACTATAATGTTGTGCCTCAACCACAAGAAATCAAACAAGTTAAATCGAAGCCATTTATGCTAACAGCAAGCACAACTATTGTTAGTTTAAATGATAGTGAGGAGATGAGACGTAATGCGCAATTCTTGAAAGAATATATTGCAGATGCATGTAAATTGAATCTTGCTGTAGATTCAAAGAAGAGCACATCGTCTATCATTCTTGCAATCGATTCAAAAATAAAGAATAGCGAAGGTTATTCAATTGTAGTGAACTCAAAAGGCATAGTTATTAAAGGTGCAACAGCACAAGGCGTATTCTACGGTGTACAAACATTGCGCAAGTCGTTGACAATCACTACAGTTGCAAGCTCAATAGAACTTTCTCCTGTTGTAATCGACGATGCTCCACGCTTTGGTTATCGTGGTATGATGCTCGATTGTGCACGTCACTTCTTCCCATTAGAATTCGTTAAGCGATACATCGACTTGTTGGCTATGCACAACATGAACGTGTTTCACTGGCATTTAACAGAAGATCAAGGTTGGCGTTTGGAAATAAAGAAATATCCAGAGCTAACTCAAAAAGGCTCAATTCGTCAAGGAACACAAGTTGGACGCAATGATAGAGTGTTCGATGGAGTTCCTTATGGTGGTTATTATACACAAGAACAAGCACGTGAGATCGTAGAATATGCACGTCAAAGATACATCACTGTAATTCCAGAATTTGATATTCCAGGTCACACAAAGGCAGCTCTTGCATGCTATCCAGAATTGGGTTGTACAGGAGGTCCATATCAAGTGGCACGCTCTTGGGGTGTGTTCCAAGATGTATTGTGCTTAGGTAAAGAAAAAACTTTCACCTTTGTGCAAGATGTTCTCGATGAAATTATGGATATCTTCCCATCAAAAGTGATTCATATTGGTGGTGATGAGTCTCCAACAGTTGCGTGGGAGCAATGTCCTTTGTGCCAAAAGAAGATGAAAGAAGAAGGCGTTGACGCTAAACATTTTCAAGGTTATTTCACCAACCGCATTGAGAAATACCTCAATTCAAAAGGACATAGCATCATGGGTTGGGACGAAATTCTAGAAGGAAAGATTTCAACTACCGCAACAATAATGAGTTGGCGTGGTGCAGAACCAGGTATTCAGGCAGCGTTAAAGGGTCACGATGTAGTGATGACACCTAACACTCACAACTATTTCGACTATTATCAAGCAGATGATAAAGAAGAAAAGAAATTAGGATTGATAGGTGGTTTGTCTACAGTTGAAAACGTTTACAACTATAATCCAACTCCAAGTGTATTGCCTGATAGCGTTAGAAAGCATATTCTTGGTGTCCAAGCAAACCTCTGGACCGAGTATATTGCAGGCAAAGATATTGCAGAATATCAGATACTTCCACGTATGGCGGCTCTCGCAGAGGTACAATGGACAACTCAACCAAAGAACTTTGAAGGTTTTAAAGAACGCTTAACACGCTTCGTTTCTTTCTATGATTTGTATAATTACGTTTATGCAACTCATCTATGGAAAGACAAAAAAGCTAAGCCAGAGTGGTCTTTAACAAAATAA
- a CDS encoding phosphotransferase enzyme family protein → MDFNAILSHFIITGEVQEVKPLGNGLINDTYLVETISDETPNYVLQRINNDIFQDVDLLQHNIEVVTKHIRQKLTEKGEKDLERKVLSFVPSNEGKTYYCDEQGKYWRISVFIKGATSKEAVDEDSAYYAGLAFGEFQNYLVDVPETLGETIPDFHNMEFRMKQLNDAIESNPKQRLAEVQDLVDYIHSKADEMCKAEQLYREGLLPKRVCHCDTKVNNMLFDEQGNILCVIDLDTVMPSFVFSDYGDFLRTGANFVAEDEPDLSKVGFNEPIFQAFTKGYLESAGNFLTDVEISNLSYAVSLFPFMQCVRFLTDYINGDVYFKTKYENHNLVRALNQRALYDSVLEHKASMDDFINKHRKH, encoded by the coding sequence ATGGATTTTAATGCAATTTTATCTCACTTCATTATTACTGGAGAAGTGCAAGAAGTGAAGCCTTTAGGTAATGGTTTGATTAACGATACATATTTAGTTGAAACCATTTCCGATGAGACTCCCAATTATGTACTACAGCGAATCAATAATGATATTTTTCAAGATGTAGATCTTCTTCAGCATAATATTGAAGTTGTTACAAAGCATATACGTCAGAAACTTACAGAGAAAGGAGAAAAAGACCTTGAAAGAAAGGTTCTTTCTTTTGTACCAAGTAATGAAGGAAAAACCTACTATTGTGATGAACAAGGGAAATATTGGCGTATTTCTGTGTTTATAAAAGGTGCTACAAGCAAAGAAGCTGTTGATGAAGATTCTGCTTATTATGCAGGACTTGCGTTCGGAGAGTTTCAAAACTATCTTGTAGATGTGCCCGAAACACTTGGCGAAACCATTCCCGATTTCCACAATATGGAATTCCGTATGAAGCAGTTAAACGATGCTATCGAGTCAAATCCAAAGCAACGTTTGGCTGAAGTACAAGACCTTGTAGACTATATCCATAGCAAAGCAGATGAAATGTGTAAAGCAGAACAGCTTTATAGAGAAGGACTTCTTCCTAAACGAGTTTGTCATTGTGACACAAAAGTAAACAACATGCTTTTTGATGAGCAAGGAAATATCCTTTGTGTTATCGACCTTGACACCGTAATGCCAAGCTTTGTATTCTCTGATTATGGCGACTTTTTGCGTACAGGAGCTAACTTTGTTGCAGAGGATGAACCCGATTTAAGCAAAGTAGGATTCAATGAGCCTATCTTCCAAGCCTTCACTAAGGGCTATTTAGAAAGTGCTGGCAACTTTCTTACAGACGTTGAGATTAGCAATTTGTCGTATGCTGTGTCGCTATTTCCATTCATGCAATGTGTAAGATTCTTGACAGACTATATCAATGGCGATGTTTATTTCAAAACGAAGTACGAAAATCACAATCTTGTGCGTGCTCTTAATCAGCGTGCTTTGTATGATAGTGTGCTTGAACACAAGGCATCCATGGATGATTTTATCAACAAACACAGAAAACACTAA